A stretch of the Orcinus orca chromosome 1, mOrcOrc1.1, whole genome shotgun sequence genome encodes the following:
- the PADI2 gene encoding protein-arginine deiminase type-2 yields the protein MLRERTVRLQYGSRVEAVYVLGTYLWTDVYSAAPAGAQTFSLKHSERVQVEVVHDRQPEEVAADGKQRWPLSPSTTLRLTMSQASAEASSDKVTVNYYEEDGVTPIDQAGLFLTAIEISLDVDADRDGVVEKNNPKKASWTWGPEGQGAILLVNCDRDTPWLPREDCSDEKVYSKEDLKDMSQMILRTKGPDHLPTGYEIVLYISMSDSDKVGVFYVENPFFGQRYIHILGRRKLYHVVKYTGGSAELLFFVEGLRFPDEGFSGLVSIHVSLLEYMAEEVPLTPIFTDTVTFRIAPWIMTPNTLPPLSVFVCCMKDNYLFLKEVKNLVEKTNCELKVCFQYMNRGDRWIQDEIEFGYIEAPHKGFPVVLDSPRDGNLKDFPVKQLLGPDFGYVTREPLFEPVTSLDSFGNLEVSPPVTVNGKTYPLGRILIGTSFPLSGGRRMTKVVRDFLQAQQVQAPVELYSDWLTVGHVDEFMTFVPIPGTKEFRMLMASTSACYKLFREKQKEGHGEAIMFKGLGGMSSKRITINKILSNESLVQENQYFQRCLDWNRDILKKELGLTEQDIIDLPALFKMDEDRQARAFFPNMVNMIVLSKDLGIPKPFGPQVEEVCCLETHVRSLLEPLGLCCTFVDDISAYHKFLGEVHCGTNVRRKPFTFKWWHMVP from the exons CGCAGCCCCAGCCGGGGCCCAGACCTTCAGCCTGAAGCACTCGGAGCGCGTGCAGGTGGAGGTGGTGCACGACAGGCAGCCTGAGGAGGTGGCCGCCGACGGCAAGCAGCGCTGGCCTCTCTCGCCCAGCACCACGCTGCGGCTCACCATGAGCCAGGCGAGCGCCGAGGCCAGCAGCGACAAG GTCACCGTCAACTACTATGAGGAGGATGGGGTCACCCCCATCGACCAGGCTGGGCTCTTCCTCACGGCCATTG AGATCTCCTTGGATGTGGATGCAGACCGGGATGGCGTGGTGGAAAAGAACAACCCAAAAAAG GCATCCTGGACCTGGGGCCCTGAGGGGCAGGGAGCCATCCTGCTGGTGAACTGTGACCGAGACACACCCTGGTTGCCCAGAGAGGACTGCAGCGATGAGAAAGTCTACAGCAAGGAAG ACCTCAAGGACATGTCCCAGATGATCCTGCGGACCAAAGGCCCCGACCACCTCCCCACCGGATACGAGATCGTTCTCTACATTTCCATGTCGGACTCGGACAAAGTGGGCGTGTTCTACGTGGAGA ACCCGTTTTTCGGCCAGCGTTATATCCACATCCTGGGCCGCCGGAAGCTCTACCACGTGGTCAAGTACACGGGCGGCTCTGCTGAGCTGCTGTTCTTCGTGGAAGGCCTGCGTTTTCCCGACGAGGGCTTCTCGGGCCTGGTCTCCATCCACGTCAGCCTGCTGGAGTATATGGCCGAG GAGGTCCCCCTGACACCCATCTTCACGGACACCGTGACATTCCGGATTGCTCCGTGGATCATGACCCCCAACACCCTGCCTCCTTTGTCGGTGTTTGTGTGCTG CATGAAGGACAATTACCTGTTCCTGAAAGAGGTGAAGAACCTGGTTGAGAAAACCAACTGTGAACTGAAGGTCTGCTTCCAGTACATGAACCGGGGAGATCGCTGGATCCAG GATGAAATTGAGTTTGGCTACATCGAGGCCCCCCACAAAGGCTTCCCTGTGGTTCTGGACTCCCCCAGAGATGGAAACCTGAAGGATTTCCCAGTGAAACAGCTCCTG GGCCCAGATTTTGGCTACGTGACCCGGGAGCCCCTCTTTGAGCCTGTCACCAGCCTTGATTCCTTTGGGAACCTAGAGGTCAGTCCGCCAGTGACCGTGAATGGCAAGACATACCCCCTGGGCCGGATCCTCATCGGGACCAGCTTTCCTCT gtCTGGTGGTCGGAGGATGACCAAGGTGGTGAGGGACTTCCTGCAGGCCCAGCAGGTGCAGGCACCCGTGGAGCTCTACTCGGACTGGCTGACCGTGGGCCATGTAGATGAGTTCATGACATTCGTCCCCATCCCAGGCACAAAG GAATTCCGCATGCTCATGGCCAGCACCTCGGCCTGCTACAAGCTCTTCcgagagaagcagaaggagggCCATGGGGAGGCCATCATGTTCAAAG GCTTGGGCGGGATGAGCAGCAAGCGAATCACCATCAACAAGATTCTGTCCAACGAGAGCCTCGTGCAGGAGAACCAGTACTTCCAG CGCTGCCTGGACTGGAACCGCGACATCCTCAAGAAGGAGCTGGGGCTGACGGAGCAGGACATCATCGACCTGCCTGCCCTCTTCAAGATGGACGAGGACCGCCAGGCCAGAGCCTTCTTCCCAAACATG GTGAACATGATTGTGCTCAGCAAGGACCTGGGCATCCCCAAGCCATTTGGGCCCCAGGTTGAGGAGGTGTGCTGCCTGGAGACACATGTGCGCTCCCTGCTGGAGCCCCTGGGCCTCTGCTGCACCTTCGTGGATGACATCTCCGCCTACCACAAATTTCTGGGGGAGGTGCACTGCGGCACCAACGTACGCAGGAAGCCCTTCACCTTCAAGTGGTGGCACATGGTACCCTGA